ATAGTCGAACCGGTAATAGTGGAGTTGATAGACTATACGAGATACCATTTTGCTGCCGAGGAGAAGCTTATGAACAAGTATTCATTTCCGGGGGTCTCCGGACATGAACACGAGCACAAAGAGCTGATTGCGAAAGTAGTTGATTTTCAAGAACAATTCAGAGCTGGAAAGGCTAAGATAGACTTTTCGCTGTTGAACTTCTTAAAGACATGGCTGACTAAACATATCATGGGAACTGATAAAAAATATTCGTCATTTCTAAAAGAAAAAGGCATAAGATAAAGGTGTTGTTTATTTTCTATATGGGGGAAATCTCTATTATTGGAATATCAGAAAATTCTCTCCACTAACTTTAATACACAAAATACTTACGTACCAGCTTTTTCATCATTTTCTCAATGGTATCGTCTTCAGATTTGCTTATTTTGTCGTACAGATCGAATGACATGTCTATGAACACCTCCAGTAGCTTAGGGTCGAAGTGTTTCCCTGAGTTTTCTTTCATTATCTCTAAGGTTTCTTCATAAGAGTAAGGTTCTTTATAAGGACGCTTTGAGGTGAGGGCGTCAAAAACGTCAACTATTGCAAATATCCTTGCACCAATGGGGATGTCTTCTGACATAAGCTGCCCTGAATAACCTTTTCCGTCATATCTCTCATGATGATATACCACCACGTCCACTGCATCTCTGAGCCATGAGTATCTTCCCACTATATCCATACCATGAAGGACGTGATCCTTCATATGTTCAAACTCCTCTTCAGTAAGCTTGCCGGGTTTCAGCAAGATATTGTCAGATATTGCGATTTTTCCAATGTCATGGAGAAATGATCCCTTTATCAGGCTTCTTATTTCGTCATCTTTTAAGTGCAATGCCTCGCCAAGTGAGACGGCATAAATTGCAACCCGGTAATTGTGGCTGTTTGTGTCGCTATCTCTTTTGGCAATGGTGCTGCCCAATGTCTCAAGCATCCCAAGGTTTGCTTCTGTCAGATTGCGGGTATGCTTTATTAAATCATTGTTCATCGATATAACTAATGGATAAAAGATGATCGATGTTACTGAAACAGCCAAAACTATTACCAGGAAAGACACTACGAGGGAATGTCTAATATCTTTCATTGTATGGTTATTCGTACGATATATACCCTCCAGATAACCGTATTTCTTGTTAGTCTTGTCAAACAGCGGCACAACGAACTGTAAGAAGATTCGACCGTTTATGTAAAACCTTTCAGAAGTGATATTGTTAATAAACATAGTGCCTCTCTCTTTACCGACGGTCTCTTTAGGTTCGATGTACTTGTTGTGTGCCTCCATCGCATCGATGTCATTAGAGGTAACTTCATAGAGTTTCTTTAACTCAGTGGTGTAGAGTTCTAAGGCAATGAAATTGCCGTATTTGATGACGAGTTTGAGTTTATCGGCCATTAGGTTATTCTCTTGTTCGGATAAGCCTTGTGCAAAAAAGCGTCTGTCATTTAATATCATTTTAGATTCGGCTATAGCAAGGTCTTTGACCATTTCGTCAATGTCCTGAAGTTTGATAAAAAACACTGTCACTCCTAACAGTATGGATAAGACACACCAGCCCAATATCAGACGCTTTATCAGTGTTATATGTATTTTTCTTGCTACCGACATCTGTTTGCATTATAAAACAAAGACAGCTATCTTCTCAATTTTGGGGAAAACGCGGTCAAGTTGTTAAATTATGCCTGATTATAAACGTCTAAGAATATTATATGAGTGACAAGGTATGCTAAAATATAATTAAGCAGGTAGATACTAAAATGAACTCGATACCATGGTTATCTGGTGTGGAGATTTAAAGGATGAGTATAACTGGCTGAACTGGTAGTTGCGTGAGAAGCAAAGATATATTTTTGGAAAACGTTTGTATGTCAAAAGGGGAATGAAGGGAAATGAATATTGAGTGGACAGATGATTTAATAATTGGTGTTGATATTATTGACGAACAACATAAAGAATTCTTTAGACGTATAAATTTACTATTTCAGTCTATAGAAACTAACGATTTAAAAGAGATAGCCAGGACATTTTTATTTGTCAGGCAGTATGTCAATATTCACTTTAAAACCGAAGAGGATTTTATAAAGAACAATATTAACTATGAATATGGGATTACAAATTATATAGAACATAAAAATGATCACGATGCATTCATAAGAGATTTTACAGAGTTTGAAAAAATAAAGATAAAAAATAAACGTGAAATATTAAAAATAGCAAAAGAGTTTTATCCCTGGATGCGGAACTGGCTGTCTCAGCACATTACTTGTATAGATAAAAAGATGGGTATTATCTATAATAAATCTATGGAAAAGAAATAACCGATTTATATATAGTGCAGGTAACGTAAAGTTTAAGATATCCCCCAATTCACTGTTTTATATGACAAAAAAGTGTCTTTTTCAATGCTTTCATGAAACCGGTAAATCCCCATGTGATTAATAAATAAAGGTAATGACTGGTGCGCCACCCAGGATTCGAACCAGGAACCAACGGATTAAGAGTGCGTTGTTCCAATATTTTTAAGGGTTTGTAAAACATTGATTTTACCCATAAATCCATGATATATAAAGATAATCATCTTTTAGCATTATTGGCTGTAGTTGGATAGAGATGGGTGGAATTTGATTGCCGCGGGCACCTTTATGGGCACCTCATTTTAGATAAACAACGAGGATGGAGATGGAGGAAATTCACACCCCCGAACGCTTTTGTGGATATTGTGTTTGCGGTACATCCTTGAACCAATCTGGAACGAGTGGATAAATTAACAAATTGGCACATATTTATTTTAGTGCATTAATTTACCCAAATGTTATAATAACACCAAATGCCTAAACGCTATGACAAGGTTATAAAGGAAATCCTTAAGGATGTTGTAGATACCCTAATTACAGAAGTTATAGGGTTAAAAATAGTTAAATCCACGGCCATAGAAACTAAACTTCAGATAACGAATGAGCGTGAGGCTGATTTTATTTTACTNNNNNNNNNNNNNNNNNNNNNNNNNNNNNNATTTTACATATTGAATTTCAGGCAACTAATTACTCTAAAATGGAATATCGTGAGTTGCAATATTGGACTTATATAACGGTAATTCATGGAATACATCCAATGCAATATGTGTTTTACATAGGCAATGAACCGCTAACGATGAAAAATAGCATCTCTACGGAAACTATGAATTATAGTTATAATTTAATCGATATGCGCAATGTTGATTGCGAAAAATTCTTGTACTCG
This sequence is a window from Nitrospirota bacterium. Protein-coding genes within it:
- a CDS encoding hemerythrin family protein — protein: MPLISWNDTLSVHIWEFDEHHKKIINLLNGLYDAISAKKGSTIVEPVIVELIDYTRYHFAAEEKLMNKYSFPGVSGHEHEHKELIAKVVDFQEQFRAGKAKIDFSLLNFLKTWLTKHIMGTDKKYSSFLKEKGIR
- a CDS encoding HD-GYP domain-containing protein gives rise to the protein MSVARKIHITLIKRLILGWCVLSILLGVTVFFIKLQDIDEMVKDLAIAESKMILNDRRFFAQGLSEQENNLMADKLKLVIKYGNFIALELYTTELKKLYEVTSNDIDAMEAHNKYIEPKETVGKERGTMFINNITSERFYINGRIFLQFVVPLFDKTNKKYGYLEGIYRTNNHTMKDIRHSLVVSFLVIVLAVSVTSIIFYPLVISMNNDLIKHTRNLTEANLGMLETLGSTIAKRDSDTNSHNYRVAIYAVSLGEALHLKDDEIRSLIKGSFLHDIGKIAISDNILLKPGKLTEEEFEHMKDHVLHGMDIVGRYSWLRDAVDVVVYHHERYDGKGYSGQLMSEDIPIGARIFAIVDVFDALTSKRPYKEPYSYEETLEIMKENSGKHFDPKLLEVFIDMSFDLYDKISKSEDDTIEKMMKKLVRKYFVY
- a CDS encoding hemerythrin domain-containing protein — protein: MNIEWTDDLIIGVDIIDEQHKEFFRRINLLFQSIETNDLKEIARTFLFVRQYVNIHFKTEEDFIKNNINYEYGITNYIEHKNDHDAFIRDFTEFEKIKIKNKREILKIAKEFYPWMRNWLSQHITCIDKKMGIIYNKSMEKK